In Cystobacter ferrugineus, the following proteins share a genomic window:
- a CDS encoding Dyp-type peroxidase, translated as MSDVADTPLELDDIQSGILRPRPTPYAATYLLLRIDDREAGRKLMYRLSTAVASAGNPRSLAGDTWLSVALTFHGLEALGVPRASLDSFPWEFTQGMAARAKALGDTGESSPENWEKPLGTPDVHVVLVAVAPDAQRLETALARARKALEALDGVEVIWRQDCHALPTQREPFGFRDGISHPAIEGSGIPGTNPRESPLKAGEFVLGYPDEMGGLPPMPQPEILGRNGTYVAFRKLHQRVAAFRQYLRANASSPEDEELLAAKLMGRWRSGAPLARCPFHDDPELGADPRRNNDFLYRQEDPTGYVTPPGAHIRRANPRDASVAGVVRLHRMIRRGTAYGPLLPEGVTEDDGADRGLMFAFIGTHLDRQFEFVQSEWVNSGDFLGLGTVKDPVVGASDGAGVFSIPRRPIPRRLQGLPRFVVTRGGEYGFMPGLRALRWLADLRT; from the coding sequence ATGAGCGACGTCGCGGACACACCTCTCGAGCTGGATGACATCCAGAGCGGAATCCTCCGCCCCCGGCCCACGCCGTATGCAGCGACCTACCTCCTGCTCCGGATCGACGACCGCGAGGCGGGGCGCAAGCTGATGTATCGGCTGAGCACCGCGGTGGCCTCGGCGGGCAACCCGCGCAGCCTGGCGGGCGATACCTGGTTGAGCGTCGCGCTCACGTTCCACGGACTGGAGGCCCTGGGGGTCCCACGGGCTTCGCTCGACAGCTTCCCGTGGGAGTTCACGCAGGGGATGGCCGCGCGCGCCAAGGCGCTGGGAGACACGGGCGAGAGCAGTCCCGAGAACTGGGAGAAGCCGCTCGGGACGCCGGACGTCCACGTCGTGCTCGTGGCCGTCGCACCGGACGCGCAGCGGTTGGAAACGGCGCTCGCGCGCGCGCGGAAGGCGCTCGAGGCGCTGGACGGGGTCGAGGTGATCTGGCGCCAGGACTGCCATGCGCTGCCCACCCAGCGGGAGCCCTTCGGGTTCCGGGATGGCATCAGCCACCCCGCCATCGAGGGGAGCGGCATCCCCGGGACCAACCCCCGGGAGAGCCCGTTGAAGGCCGGTGAGTTCGTCCTCGGCTACCCCGACGAGATGGGTGGTTTGCCCCCGATGCCCCAGCCCGAGATCCTGGGGCGTAACGGGACGTACGTCGCCTTCCGCAAGCTGCATCAGCGCGTGGCGGCGTTCCGCCAATACCTGCGGGCGAACGCCTCCAGCCCCGAGGATGAGGAGCTCCTCGCGGCCAAGCTGATGGGGCGCTGGCGCAGCGGCGCTCCCCTGGCGCGCTGCCCGTTCCATGACGACCCCGAACTGGGTGCCGACCCTCGACGCAACAATGACTTCCTCTACCGGCAGGAGGATCCGACGGGATATGTGACTCCCCCTGGAGCGCACATCCGGCGGGCGAATCCGCGAGACGCTTCCGTGGCCGGCGTCGTCCGCTTGCACCGGATGATCCGCCGCGGAACCGCCTACGGCCCACTGCTCCCGGAAGGCGTCACCGAGGATGACGGCGCCGACCGGGGATTGATGTTCGCTTTCATCGGGACCCACCTGGACCGGCAGTTCGAGTTCGTCCAGTCGGAGTGGGTCAACAGCGGTGACTTCCTCGGACTGGGGACCGTGAAGGATCCCGTTGTCGGAGCCAGCGACGGTGCTGGTGTCTTCTCCATCCCACGCCGGCCGATTCCGAGGCGCCTCCAGGGCCTGCCGCGGTTCGTCGTCACCCGGGGCGGTGAGTACGGCTTCATGCCCGGA
- a CDS encoding TMEM165/GDT1 family protein, with protein sequence MEAIIGSFILVAASEMGDKTQLLAFSLASRFRKPWVVIAGIFVSTLANHALAAAVGDIVSSYVPPRVMAGILAVLFIAFGLWTLKPDTIEDEESPARFGPFLTTVVLFFLAEMGDKTQLATVVMAARYQSLTLVTAGTTLGMMAANVPAVFLGDKLAAKVQMKWVRWTAATLFFIFGITSLVAAVRGVQALGPQ encoded by the coding sequence ATGGAAGCGATTATCGGTTCGTTCATCCTCGTGGCCGCCAGTGAGATGGGGGACAAGACCCAGCTCCTGGCCTTCTCGCTGGCGTCGCGCTTCCGCAAGCCGTGGGTGGTGATTGCCGGAATCTTCGTGTCCACACTGGCCAACCACGCCCTGGCGGCGGCGGTGGGAGACATCGTGTCCTCATATGTCCCGCCGCGGGTGATGGCGGGCATCCTGGCGGTGCTCTTCATCGCCTTCGGTCTGTGGACGCTCAAGCCCGACACGATCGAGGACGAGGAGAGCCCGGCGCGCTTCGGTCCCTTCCTGACGACCGTGGTGCTCTTCTTCCTGGCGGAGATGGGGGACAAGACGCAACTGGCCACGGTGGTGATGGCGGCGCGCTACCAGTCGCTGACGCTGGTGACGGCGGGCACCACGCTGGGGATGATGGCCGCCAACGTTCCGGCGGTGTTCCTCGGCGACAAGCTGGCGGCCAAGGTCCAGATGAAGTGGGTGCGCTGGACGGCCGCCACGCTCTTCTTCATCTTCGGCATCACCTCCCTGGTGGCCGCGGTGCGGGGTGTCCAAGCCCTCGGACCTCAATGA
- a CDS encoding ribbon-helix-helix domain-containing protein — translation MQDASASPMSPEATPASADSNGSDASESVVSTHVLVPIEQVHKLRELARRTRIHQSEYLREAVEDLLAKYAKDGGTP, via the coding sequence ATGCAGGATGCCAGCGCCAGCCCGATGAGCCCCGAGGCCACCCCGGCTTCGGCCGATTCGAACGGTTCCGACGCCTCGGAGTCCGTGGTTTCCACCCACGTGCTCGTCCCCATCGAACAGGTCCACAAGCTGCGTGAACTCGCCCGCCGCACCCGTATCCACCAGAGCGAGTACCTGCGCGAGGCGGTGGAGGATCTGCTCGCCAAGTACGCCAAGGATGGAGGCACTCCGTGA
- a CDS encoding ABC transporter ATP-binding protein, with product MSAIEVTGLRKRYRRLLRPPVDALRGVDLSVPEGSAFGLIGPNGAGKTTFIKSLLGIIQPTDGAVRVLGGSPEDARVRARIGYLPERLHLPNSWSALGFLDMMARFKDLVPDVRAHQQLLERVGLAAAARQRIGEFSKGMRQRLGLASALLGNPELLILDEPTDGIDPMGRVEVRRILQEEVRRGATLFLNSHLLAETERVCDRVAILSGGQVVRQGRLEELLRGGVRWTVRFAPGVDAGALAAAGFLPGDAEGLYHLEAPGLPELNAALDRARASGALMMELRREGQDLEQVLLSTVGVAA from the coding sequence GTGTCAGCCATCGAAGTGACGGGGTTGCGGAAGAGGTACCGGCGCCTGTTGCGTCCGCCGGTGGACGCCTTGCGAGGAGTGGATCTGAGCGTGCCGGAGGGCAGTGCCTTCGGGCTCATCGGTCCCAACGGCGCGGGGAAGACGACCTTCATCAAGAGCCTGCTGGGCATCATCCAGCCCACGGACGGCGCCGTGCGCGTGCTGGGAGGCTCGCCCGAGGACGCCCGCGTCCGTGCGCGCATCGGCTACCTGCCCGAGCGCCTGCACCTGCCCAACTCCTGGAGCGCCCTCGGCTTCCTGGACATGATGGCCCGCTTCAAGGACCTCGTGCCCGACGTCCGCGCGCACCAGCAGTTGCTCGAGCGCGTGGGACTGGCCGCGGCCGCGCGCCAGCGCATCGGTGAGTTCTCCAAGGGCATGCGCCAGCGCCTGGGCCTCGCCTCCGCGCTGCTGGGCAACCCGGAGCTGCTCATCCTCGACGAGCCCACGGATGGAATCGATCCCATGGGCCGGGTGGAGGTGCGGCGCATCCTCCAGGAGGAGGTGCGGCGCGGGGCCACGCTCTTCCTCAACTCGCACCTGCTGGCGGAGACCGAGCGGGTGTGCGATCGCGTGGCCATCCTCTCGGGAGGCCAGGTGGTACGGCAGGGCCGGCTGGAGGAGCTGCTGCGCGGTGGGGTGCGCTGGACGGTGCGCTTCGCCCCGGGCGTGGACGCGGGCGCGCTGGCGGCCGCGGGCTTCCTGCCAGGAGATGCCGAGGGCCTCTATCACCTGGAGGCACCGGGGCTGCCGGAGCTGAACGCGGCGCTGGACCGGGCCCGGGCCTCGGGCGCGCTGATGATGGAGCTGCGGCGCGAGGGGCAGGATCTGGAGCAGGTGTTGCTGTCCACCGTGGGAGTCGCGGCATGA
- a CDS encoding fatty acid desaturase family protein, translated as METLPAFFDPTPVAERRDCPYQAGVTEDLSEFRAALSQQGLLAGLKQFEARSSAQTAQALLVDWALVFAAWAACVYVSPWLAPLAVLLIGNRQRSLGNLLHDGGHWSLADESARNDVWVRFFLAPALFNSTGLYRDSHRTHHRHLGSPQDDPDYIHRDEFHQMSWPRILAVNVFSWPAWRGSVLGHLPRISWKERAGIAAWWAVVLGVLALVSGPWGAAGFLGLWLVARATVFHVITTFREITDHVGLSPGSLKGFSRNSPRSGLGKLFFHPRNNGYHLLHHLDPRIPFHALPRAHDYCMSLPWYAAGHHCDGYFLGRHTVVDCWRGRCPVALSEGERVPHPLPAAARVG; from the coding sequence ATGGAAACCCTTCCGGCGTTCTTCGATCCCACCCCCGTCGCCGAACGGCGTGATTGTCCCTATCAAGCGGGCGTCACCGAGGATCTGTCCGAGTTCCGCGCCGCGCTCTCGCAGCAGGGGCTGCTCGCGGGGCTGAAGCAGTTCGAGGCGCGCTCCTCGGCCCAGACGGCGCAGGCGCTCCTCGTGGACTGGGCGCTCGTCTTCGCGGCCTGGGCGGCGTGCGTGTACGTGTCGCCCTGGCTGGCTCCGCTCGCCGTGCTGCTCATCGGCAACCGGCAACGCTCGCTCGGCAACCTCCTCCACGATGGAGGCCACTGGAGCCTGGCCGACGAGAGCGCGAGGAACGACGTCTGGGTTCGATTCTTCCTCGCGCCGGCGCTCTTCAACTCCACGGGCCTGTATCGGGACAGTCACCGCACGCATCACCGTCACCTGGGCTCGCCCCAGGACGATCCAGACTACATCCACCGGGACGAGTTCCATCAGATGTCCTGGCCCAGGATTCTCGCGGTCAACGTGTTCTCCTGGCCGGCGTGGAGGGGCTCCGTGCTGGGCCATCTGCCGCGCATCTCCTGGAAGGAGAGGGCGGGGATCGCCGCGTGGTGGGCCGTGGTGCTGGGCGTGCTCGCGCTGGTGTCGGGTCCCTGGGGCGCCGCGGGGTTCCTGGGTCTGTGGCTGGTGGCCAGGGCCACCGTCTTCCACGTCATCACCACGTTCCGGGAGATCACCGACCATGTCGGCCTGAGTCCGGGCTCGCTCAAGGGCTTCAGCCGGAACTCGCCCCGCTCGGGTCTGGGAAAGCTCTTCTTCCACCCCCGGAACAATGGCTACCACCTGCTGCACCACCTGGATCCGCGCATCCCCTTCCACGCGCTGCCTCGGGCTCACGACTACTGCATGAGCCTGCCGTGGTACGCGGCGGGTCACCATTGTGACGGCTACTTCCTCGGCCGCCACACGGTCGTCGATTGCTGGCGGGGACGCTGCCCCGTGGCCCTCAGCGAAGGTGAGCGGGTGCCGCACCCGCTGCCCGCCGCCGCCCGCGTCGGCTGA
- a CDS encoding response regulator, translating to MSSSITVLIIDDHTVVRQGVRALLGAQEDIEVVGEAGSGEQALELAREHAPDVALMDLMMPGIGGIEATRRLKEVSPRTQILMLTSYHEDEHILPALRAGALSYLLKDASADELVQAVRKAASGEATLSPQVASQVVRSLRQPTREREIPPLHSQLSERERQVLLLVADGLTNTDIAQRLGIGEKTVKSHVSNILGKLQVEDRTQAAAFAWREGLKQR from the coding sequence ATGTCCTCTTCGATCACCGTCCTCATCATCGATGACCACACCGTCGTCCGGCAGGGCGTGCGCGCATTGCTCGGGGCGCAGGAGGACATCGAGGTCGTGGGTGAGGCGGGCTCCGGCGAACAGGCCCTCGAGCTGGCGCGCGAGCACGCACCCGACGTGGCGCTGATGGATCTGATGATGCCCGGCATCGGCGGCATCGAGGCGACACGGCGGCTGAAGGAGGTGAGCCCGCGCACCCAGATCCTGATGCTCACCTCGTACCATGAGGACGAGCACATCCTCCCGGCACTCCGGGCCGGTGCGCTCTCGTACCTCCTCAAGGACGCGAGCGCCGACGAGCTGGTCCAGGCGGTGCGCAAGGCGGCCAGTGGCGAGGCCACCCTCTCTCCGCAGGTCGCCAGCCAGGTCGTCCGCTCGCTGCGCCAGCCCACCCGGGAGCGGGAGATTCCCCCTCTTCATTCCCAACTGAGCGAGCGGGAGCGACAGGTGCTGCTGCTCGTCGCCGACGGCCTCACCAACACGGACATCGCCCAGCGATTGGGCATTGGCGAGAAGACGGTGAAGTCCCACGTGAGCAACATCCTCGGAAAGCTCCAGGTGGAGGACCGCACCCAGGCCGCCGCCTTCGCCTGGCGTGAAGGACTCAAGCAACGCTGA
- a CDS encoding sensor histidine kinase: protein MRSVRPWHRLQWRLTLAYAGATLGATVLLLFALLMGLGYLLLRTDLPVIGMAEETLAFAPRLAPAMVTRPPDVAALEQQLSREFARVRATDLPKGPLEVRLEVAGPRRGVARVFDSSGGEVLTLSVEPEALVRVAASARTAEETLLLERALSGASEPERLASRGEDGGMCFATPIRGQDGRVLGAVVVRLDAPFAMGDFAASVVRVITSSGVMLALLSGLASLLFGAFITRRLVRRLQPMIDATGAWARGDFEAVARVPGGDELAALAEHLNQMAGELRTLVTLRQELAASEERNRLARDLHDTVKQRLFATAMQLGAARTLLPRNPEKAEAHLVQASELVGGSQRDLMAILRQLRPSAQRESWTTQLSREVETWSRRTGISAETRLSEDALPAHVAEALTRIVQEGLANIARHSGASRARVSLERAGPSRYTLEIEDDGRGLPATRSGGMGLDIMRERAEALPGGGFSIGSEERKGVRLQVTFHAQADGS from the coding sequence ATGCGTTCCGTCCGTCCATGGCACCGCCTCCAATGGAGGCTGACGCTCGCCTATGCGGGGGCGACGCTCGGGGCCACGGTGTTGCTCCTCTTCGCGCTGCTCATGGGGCTGGGCTACCTCCTGCTTCGCACCGATCTCCCGGTCATCGGGATGGCGGAGGAAACGCTGGCGTTCGCGCCGCGGCTGGCACCCGCGATGGTGACGCGCCCTCCCGATGTGGCGGCCCTGGAGCAGCAGCTTTCGCGGGAGTTCGCCCGGGTCCGGGCCACCGACCTTCCCAAGGGTCCACTCGAGGTGAGGCTGGAAGTCGCGGGTCCTCGCCGGGGGGTCGCGCGCGTGTTCGACTCCTCCGGTGGCGAGGTGCTGACGCTCTCGGTCGAACCGGAGGCGCTGGTCCGGGTCGCCGCGTCGGCGCGCACCGCCGAGGAGACGCTCCTGCTCGAGCGGGCCTTGAGCGGAGCGAGCGAGCCCGAGCGCCTGGCTTCACGCGGCGAGGACGGCGGCATGTGCTTCGCCACACCCATCCGCGGCCAGGACGGCCGGGTGCTCGGGGCCGTGGTGGTGCGGCTCGATGCTCCCTTCGCAATGGGTGACTTCGCCGCGTCCGTGGTGAGGGTGATCACCTCCAGTGGGGTGATGCTCGCGCTGCTCAGCGGGCTGGCCAGTTTGCTGTTCGGCGCGTTCATCACGCGCCGGCTCGTCCGCCGTCTCCAGCCGATGATCGACGCGACCGGCGCCTGGGCTCGAGGGGACTTCGAGGCGGTGGCCCGGGTGCCGGGAGGGGACGAGCTCGCGGCGCTGGCCGAGCATCTCAACCAGATGGCCGGTGAGCTGAGGACCCTGGTGACGCTGCGCCAGGAGCTCGCCGCGAGCGAGGAGCGCAACCGCCTCGCGCGCGACCTCCACGACACGGTGAAACAGCGGCTGTTCGCCACCGCGATGCAGCTCGGCGCCGCCCGGACGCTGCTGCCGCGCAATCCGGAGAAGGCGGAGGCCCACCTGGTACAGGCCAGCGAGCTGGTGGGAGGGTCGCAGCGCGACCTGATGGCCATCCTGCGGCAGCTTCGGCCCTCCGCTCAACGGGAGTCCTGGACGACGCAGCTGTCCCGCGAGGTGGAGACCTGGTCCAGGCGCACCGGCATCAGCGCCGAGACGCGCCTGTCCGAGGACGCCTTGCCCGCGCACGTCGCCGAGGCCCTCACCCGCATCGTTCAGGAGGGCCTGGCCAACATCGCGCGTCACAGTGGGGCGTCCCGTGCGCGGGTGTCGCTCGAGCGCGCGGGTCCGTCGCGCTACACCCTCGAGATCGAGGACGATGGCCGGGGGCTGCCGGCCACCCGCTCGGGCGGCATGGGCCTGGACATCATGCGTGAGCGGGCCGAGGCGCTTCCGGGGGGAGGCTTCTCCATCGGATCCGAGGAGCGGAAGGGCGTTCGGCTCCAGGTGACCTTCCACGCCCAGGCAGACGGGAGCTGA
- a CDS encoding TolB family protein, producing the protein MNRLLFTSLLLLAAFGCAGPRLPQHVTTRFAREDVRKLETPNLDVYYVASQKENAYRLVAKLERCLKPLRAHARSGSRRAKPVVYLTPAVLNNANVQPAAFGLFEHMVLNTSVNAEQIMLLGVPLTHMEAVACHEAVHYVHLQQTDGLWSAVNLVTGNVWSPNTVLDAWFSEGLATWYEATFTEGMGRLNSPMWRGWYRSFLQQRGGRIGAGDLLGARDVPNGPYLAGSYFIDFLARKYGEEKLWELIDLQGHSIFSPLGVTLRFSKVYGKTIGELLEEYNQELAGTFHPRTRPAEQRVLEASLGREARLAVSPADGAVALIRSGLDATATLRIQERSGAIRFERPLRPILPGRRWIAAGPTATSGMSFTADGRWLFFVSADFSELGDFTARLWKVDARSGEVVQLWDGIEGIGGAVHPEGSSYVYVEVKGDTANLVKLELATGARTSLTDFTGTESLAAPAYSPTGDRISFSRWTGRGFDLFVRGPDGALEQLTFDGRFNFGSRWVDERRLVFLREHEELAQVHLLDLEDRHVQRLSDAPWIALDPSPIDGSRVRFLNREGLDWSLDEIALPSPTSSTPPPAAPGSGSLGAEVLSRVLGASGAIPNHAPAEVEVRSDEPYAPLDGLLRPTMHLPLIGLWNTQAPDGSVRWNRLVGMARLQGADRLGLHNYLAQFSFDSENTRTNLSLSYGNYQLAPWYLDVSGGRSTDGTLLDWTASLSASRSWWNSIDVRFAGEFLDRTLGATEGASSRHVRLAGPRLSAGYSAVDSTTYVNRRGLVLTLSGAAFPSQVSTEGLFDLRGAMTAFLPLPILRRDELELTVTARAMPGSSQELLQLGGFARGMSLYNIGAAPPQAPRDTFLPPGATFQEPLRGYEDFSLFVNHAAVGGVRYRVPLIIDRGWTSLAYLFPSVHFRELDLEGFAQAALAVDNTGRRWHRVAGGAAFFRLNVGGYFPLSLYYQFAHRFDDGLKPLHTFGLSFD; encoded by the coding sequence ATGAACCGATTGCTTTTCACCAGTCTCCTGCTCCTCGCCGCGTTCGGCTGCGCCGGACCCAGACTCCCGCAGCACGTGACGACCCGCTTCGCACGCGAGGACGTACGCAAGCTGGAGACCCCGAATCTCGACGTGTACTACGTGGCGAGCCAGAAGGAGAACGCCTACCGGCTCGTGGCGAAGCTGGAGCGGTGCCTGAAGCCCCTGCGGGCGCATGCCCGAAGCGGCTCCAGGAGAGCCAAGCCGGTGGTCTACCTGACCCCCGCCGTGCTCAACAACGCGAACGTGCAGCCGGCCGCGTTCGGCTTGTTCGAACACATGGTGCTGAACACCTCCGTGAATGCGGAGCAGATCATGCTCCTCGGCGTCCCATTGACGCACATGGAGGCCGTCGCCTGCCACGAGGCGGTCCACTACGTGCACCTGCAGCAGACCGACGGGCTGTGGAGCGCGGTCAACCTGGTCACCGGCAACGTCTGGTCGCCCAACACCGTGCTGGATGCCTGGTTCAGCGAGGGGCTGGCCACCTGGTACGAAGCCACCTTCACGGAGGGCATGGGGCGCCTGAACAGCCCGATGTGGCGCGGGTGGTATCGCTCCTTCCTGCAGCAGCGCGGAGGCCGCATCGGCGCCGGAGACCTGCTCGGGGCCCGCGACGTCCCCAATGGGCCCTACCTCGCCGGGAGCTACTTCATTGACTTCCTCGCCCGGAAGTACGGCGAGGAGAAGCTCTGGGAGTTGATCGATCTCCAGGGCCACTCCATCTTCTCCCCGCTTGGGGTGACGCTGCGGTTCTCGAAGGTGTACGGCAAGACCATCGGCGAGCTGCTCGAGGAGTACAACCAGGAGCTCGCCGGGACCTTCCATCCGCGCACGCGCCCCGCGGAGCAGCGCGTGCTGGAGGCCTCGCTCGGAAGAGAAGCCCGGCTCGCCGTGTCGCCCGCGGATGGCGCGGTGGCGCTCATCCGCTCCGGCCTGGACGCGACGGCCACGCTGCGCATCCAGGAGCGGTCGGGGGCCATCCGCTTCGAACGGCCCCTGAGGCCCATCCTTCCGGGGCGCCGCTGGATCGCCGCCGGGCCCACGGCGACGAGCGGCATGAGCTTCACCGCCGATGGCCGCTGGCTGTTCTTCGTCAGCGCCGACTTCTCCGAGCTGGGAGACTTCACCGCCCGGCTCTGGAAGGTGGACGCGAGGAGCGGGGAGGTGGTCCAGCTCTGGGATGGGATCGAGGGCATCGGTGGCGCGGTCCACCCGGAGGGCTCGTCGTACGTCTACGTCGAGGTGAAGGGAGACACCGCCAACCTCGTGAAGCTGGAGCTCGCGACCGGGGCGCGCACGTCCTTGACGGACTTCACCGGGACGGAGTCGCTCGCGGCGCCAGCGTATTCGCCCACGGGCGACCGCATCTCCTTCTCCCGCTGGACGGGGCGCGGCTTCGACCTCTTCGTCCGCGGACCGGACGGCGCGCTCGAGCAACTCACCTTCGATGGCCGCTTCAACTTCGGGTCGCGCTGGGTGGATGAACGCCGGCTGGTGTTCCTGCGCGAGCACGAGGAGCTCGCCCAGGTGCATCTGCTCGATCTCGAGGACCGACACGTCCAGCGGCTCAGCGACGCGCCGTGGATCGCGCTGGATCCCTCGCCGATCGACGGGTCCCGCGTGCGCTTCCTGAACCGGGAGGGCCTGGACTGGTCGCTGGACGAGATCGCCCTTCCCTCCCCCACGTCCTCGACTCCGCCCCCGGCGGCCCCTGGCTCGGGGAGCCTCGGCGCCGAGGTGCTGTCCAGGGTGCTCGGCGCCAGTGGCGCCATCCCGAATCACGCGCCTGCCGAGGTGGAAGTCCGCTCCGACGAGCCGTACGCGCCACTGGACGGGCTGTTGCGTCCGACGATGCACCTGCCCCTCATCGGCCTGTGGAACACGCAGGCACCGGACGGGTCCGTGCGGTGGAACCGCCTCGTGGGCATGGCGCGGCTTCAGGGAGCGGACCGGCTCGGGCTTCACAACTACCTCGCCCAATTCTCCTTCGACTCGGAGAACACGCGGACGAACCTGTCGCTGAGCTATGGCAACTACCAGCTCGCGCCGTGGTACCTGGACGTGAGCGGCGGCCGGAGCACCGATGGCACCCTGCTCGACTGGACGGCGAGCCTCTCCGCTTCGAGATCCTGGTGGAACTCCATCGACGTGCGGTTCGCGGGGGAGTTCCTCGACCGGACGCTCGGCGCGACGGAGGGTGCATCCTCCCGGCACGTGCGTCTGGCCGGACCCCGGCTGTCCGCGGGCTATTCGGCGGTGGACTCCACCACGTATGTGAATCGCCGCGGGCTCGTCCTCACCCTGTCCGGTGCGGCGTTCCCCTCCCAGGTGAGCACGGAGGGCCTGTTCGATCTACGCGGGGCGATGACCGCCTTCCTGCCGCTTCCCATCCTGCGGCGCGACGAGCTGGAGCTCACGGTGACGGCACGTGCCATGCCGGGCTCGAGCCAGGAACTGCTCCAGCTCGGAGGGTTCGCCCGGGGAATGAGCCTGTACAACATCGGGGCCGCCCCGCCACAGGCGCCGCGGGACACCTTCCTTCCACCGGGCGCGACATTCCAGGAGCCGCTTCGCGGCTACGAGGACTTCTCCCTGTTCGTCAACCACGCGGCGGTTGGTGGGGTGCGCTACAGGGTGCCGCTGATCATCGACCGGGGGTGGACCTCGTTGGCGTACCTCTTTCCATCGGTGCACTTCCGTGAGCTGGATCTGGAAGGCTTCGCCCAGGCCGCCCTGGCGGTCGACAATACCGGGAGACGCTGGCACCGCGTTGCCGGCGGGGCCGCGTTCTTCCGCCTCAACGTCGGCGGATACTTCCCGCTCAGCCTCTACTACCAGTTCGCTCACCGGTTCGATGACGGGTTGAAACCGTTGCACACGTTCGGGCTGAGCTTCGACTAG
- a CDS encoding alpha/beta hydrolase family protein, with product MKKVEGAFVLWMGIGWLSGCGGSGETEPPDDRCVATVGVDILPGQFPNEVDLQSDANLEVAVLSTDGLAAGEADPRTATLESPDGSRTASALETLEQRDVNADGHPDPVLRFSIPTLVDAGVLHPDAARLTFRISTTSGERLTGCDRIVAAGRAHVRLPMPGGVHEVGTTVYHWEDAARRETFSGAVHENRELMVRFWYPSVPQPHAQPGSYFLDTYEGALAATSQKLPARFFDFFYGHAVLEAPLAGSSERFPVLVLSPGYGMSPALYSGFAEELASRGYVVAAISHTHSSGPVVFPDGRVARRTVELGLFNANPVADVWLADARFVLDQLERMDGSDPRGRFTKRLDLDRIGMLGHSFGGATAGNICVSDDRVKAGANLDGTFQGNDYTRGCDEPFLLMHAGQKDGTHQDFLHALRAVGYELTFPTAGHASFSDLPFGIELMRSFGANPGDELEIGALDGARGLGLMREYLVAFFDKHLSGVPSPLLEGGSVDRGDVRLTVHARPRRRG from the coding sequence ATGAAAAAGGTGGAGGGTGCGTTTGTCCTGTGGATGGGCATCGGCTGGCTCAGCGGCTGCGGCGGCTCCGGAGAGACGGAGCCGCCAGACGATCGCTGTGTGGCAACGGTGGGAGTGGATATCCTGCCAGGGCAGTTCCCGAACGAAGTCGATCTCCAGTCCGACGCGAACCTGGAGGTGGCGGTCCTGTCCACGGATGGGTTGGCCGCGGGGGAGGCCGACCCGCGCACCGCGACCCTGGAGAGTCCAGACGGCTCCAGGACGGCGAGCGCGCTCGAGACGCTGGAGCAACGGGACGTGAACGCGGATGGCCACCCCGACCCGGTGCTTCGCTTCTCGATTCCCACCCTGGTGGACGCGGGCGTGCTCCACCCCGACGCGGCTCGCCTGACGTTCAGGATCAGCACCACCTCGGGAGAGCGGCTCACCGGCTGTGATCGCATCGTGGCGGCCGGTCGCGCGCACGTGAGGCTACCCATGCCAGGAGGCGTTCACGAGGTGGGCACGACCGTCTACCATTGGGAGGACGCGGCACGCCGGGAGACCTTCAGTGGGGCCGTCCACGAGAACCGCGAGTTGATGGTCCGGTTCTGGTACCCCTCGGTCCCTCAGCCGCACGCACAGCCGGGCTCGTACTTCCTCGACACGTACGAGGGGGCGTTGGCGGCGACGTCACAGAAACTACCAGCACGGTTCTTCGATTTCTTCTACGGCCACGCCGTGCTCGAGGCTCCGCTGGCGGGCTCGTCCGAGAGGTTCCCCGTTCTCGTCCTGTCTCCCGGATACGGCATGTCGCCCGCGTTGTACTCCGGTTTCGCCGAGGAGCTCGCGAGCCGGGGGTACGTGGTCGCGGCCATCTCGCACACACATTCCAGCGGCCCGGTGGTCTTCCCCGACGGCCGCGTGGCTCGGCGGACCGTCGAGCTCGGGCTGTTCAACGCGAACCCTGTGGCCGATGTCTGGTTGGCGGATGCGCGATTCGTACTCGACCAACTGGAGCGGATGGATGGCTCGGATCCGCGGGGGCGGTTCACCAAGAGGCTGGACCTCGACCGGATCGGGATGCTCGGGCACTCATTCGGTGGAGCCACCGCGGGGAACATCTGCGTGAGCGACGACCGGGTGAAGGCCGGCGCGAATCTGGATGGCACGTTCCAGGGCAACGACTACACGCGCGGCTGCGACGAGCCCTTCCTGCTCATGCATGCGGGACAGAAGGACGGAACGCACCAGGACTTCCTCCACGCGCTTCGCGCGGTCGGCTACGAGCTGACGTTCCCCACGGCCGGACACGCCAGCTTCAGCGACCTCCCATTCGGGATCGAGCTGATGCGGAGCTTTGGTGCCAATCCGGGAGACGAGCTGGAAATCGGAGCGCTCGATGGAGCGCGCGGTCTCGGGCTGATGAGGGAGTACCTGGTGGCCTTCTTCGACAAGCACCTGTCGGGCGTGCCGAGCCCACTGCTCGAGGGCGGCTCGGTGGATCGCGGCGACGTGAGACTCACCGTCCACGCACGCCCACGACGTCGCGGATGA